The Glycine soja cultivar W05 chromosome 8, ASM419377v2, whole genome shotgun sequence genome has a window encoding:
- the LOC114421625 gene encoding calmodulin-binding transcription activator 4-like isoform X2 — translation MTPGYEYDINDLHQEAQARWLKPAEVMYILQNHEKFQFTQEVPQQPTSGSLFLFNKRILRYFRRDGHNWRKKSGGRTVGEAHERLKVLNVEALNCYYARGEQNPAFQRRSYWMLDPAYEHIVLVHYRNTSEGKLSSGAGAQLSPSSSVYTQSPSPYSTQNPGSTSILGDSYEPNQSFSSPGSTKVTSEIFVLNNKMGHMDWADTESGTSSELEVTQALRRLEVQLSLNEDNFEDIVSFGSKHETVHDSNPKHDQRVISNQEQSAAFSRPDDQGLFYDGCNGRQDHGYPDANEKALWTEQLESHKSSSAVKLPQKNVYMPAENQENSVSSARRVPVSNQENSHWLNFNCNNSENSVFSQPQGVDEVKFPAYSSMLETQVINSDYYETLFDQSQIGAPPDANSSLTVAQKQKFTIKTISPEWGYATETTKVIVVGSFLCHPSDSAWACMFGDVEVPIEIIQDGVISCEAPSHLPGKVTLCITSGNWESCSEVREFEYHDKTNSCTRCTQSETEATRSPEELLLLVRLGQMLLSASTIKNDNIESGIPLIKPKADDDSWSHIIDALLVGSGTSSGTVDWLLEELLKDKFQQWLSFRSREKDEETGCSLSKKEQGIIHMVAGLGFEWALNPILTCGVNINFRDINGWTALHWAARFGREKMVASLIASGASAGAVTDPNAQDPTGKTAASIAASSGHKGLAGYLSEIAVTSHLSSLTLEESESSKSSAYLQADMTVNSVSKENLTANEDQASLKDTLAAIRNVTQAAARIQSAFRSHSFRKRRAREATASTGGIGTISEISAMSKLAFRNSHEYNSAALSIQKKYRGWKGRRDFLALRQKVVKIQAHVRGYQVRKHYKVIWAVGILDKVVLRWRRKGAGLRGFRQEMDINENEDEDILKVFRKQKLDVEIEEAVSRVLSMVDSPDAREQYHRMLEKYRQAKAELAGTSDEASLSTSVGDDLFMDDFYPFP, via the exons ATGACACCTG GTTACGAGTATGATATTAATGATCTGCATCAAGAGGCTCAAGCCAGATGGTTGAAGCCTGCAGAAGTGATGTACATTTTACAGAATCATGAAAAGTTCCAGTTCACCCAAGAGGTCCCACAACAGCCAACCA GTGGATCCCTGTTTCTGTTTAACAAAAGAATCCTGCGATACTTCCGTAGAGATGGTCATAACTGGCGTAAGAAAAGTGGTGGAAGAACTGTGGGAGAAGCACACGAAAGGCTGAAG GTTCTAAATGTTGAAGCCTTAAATTGTTACTATGCACGCGGAGAGCAGAACCCTGCTTTCCAGAGGCGGAGCTATTGGATGTTGGATCC GGCATATGAGCATATTGTTCTTGTGCATTATAGGAACACAAGTGAG GGAAAGCTAAGTTCTGGAGCTGGGGCACAATTGTCACCAAGTTCTTCTGTCTATACTCAGAGTCCTAGCCCATATTCTACTCAGAATCCAGGGTCAACATCCATACTTGGTGATTCATATGAACCTAATCAGAGTTTCTCCAGTCCTGGGTCTACAAAAGTTACATCTGAGATATTCGTTCTGAACAATAAAATGGGTCACATGGATTGGGCAGATACAGAATCAGGAACCTCATCTGAACTCGAGGTTACTCAAGCTTTGCGCCGATTGGAGGTACAgttaagtttgaatgaggacaACTTTGAAGATATTGTTTCCTTCGGCAGTAAGCATGAAACTGTTCATGATTCAAATCCCAAGCACGATCAAAGGGTGATCAGCAATCAAGAGCAATCTGCAGCTTTCTCTAGACCCGATGATCAAGGGCTATTTTATGATGGATGTAATGGAAGGCAAG ATCATGGTTACCCTGATGCAAATGAAAAGGCTTTATGGACAGAGCAGCTGGAATCACATAAGTCCTCATCTGCAGTCAAGTTACCTCAGAAAAATGTATACATGCCAGCTGAAAAT CAGGAAAATTCAGTATCTTCTGCAAGAAGGGTACCAGTTTCCAACCAGGAAAACAGTCACTGGCTCAACTTCAACTGTAATAATTCTGAAAACT CTGTTTTCTCACAACCTCAAGGTGTTGATGAAGTCAAATTTCCTGCCTATTCTTCTATGTTGGAAACACAAGTAATTAATTCTGACTACTATGAAACATTGTTTGACCAAAGCCAAATTGGAGCACCACCAGATGCAAATTCAAGCTTGACTGTTGCACAAAAACAGAAATTTACTATTAAGACTATCTCCCCAGAATGGGGTTATGCCACCGAGACTACCAAG GTCATTGTTGTTGGGTCTTTTCTCTGTCATCCCTCGGATTCTGCATGGGCTTGTATGTTTGGTGATGTTGAAGTTCCTATTGAGATAATTCAGGATGGTGTAATCTCTTGTGAAGCTCCATCTCACCTTCCTGGAAAGGTTACTCTGTGCATTACTTCTGGAAACTGGGAGTCCTGCAGTGAAGTCAGAGAGTTTGAATATCATGATAAGACCAATAGTTGCACTCGATGTACTCAATCCGAAACAGAAGCCACTAGAAGTCCAGAAGAGCTGTTATTACTTGTTAGATTAGGGCAGATGCTTCTTTCTGCATCAACAATAAAGAATGACAACATAGAATCTGGAATTCCTCTAATAAAACCGAAAGCTGATGATGATTCATGGAGCCATATTATAGATGCTCTTCTAGTTGGCAGTGGAACGTCGAGTGGTACTGTTGATTGGCTTCTTGAAGAGCTTCTAAAGGATAAGTTTCAACAGTGGCTTTCTTTCAGATCACGGGAAAAAGATGAAGAGACAGGCTGCTCTTTGTCCAAGAAAGAGCAAGGGATTATTCACATGGTTGCTGGGTTAGGTTTTGAGTGGGCCTTGAACCCTATTCTCACGTGTGGAGTTAATATAAATTTCCGTGACATCAATGGATGGACTGCCCTTCATTGGGCTGCACGTTTTGGAAG GGAAAAAATGGTTGCTTCACTTATAGCTTCTGGAGCATCTGCTGGAGCTGTGACAGATCCAAATGCACAAGATCCAACTGGTAAAACTGCTGCATCTATTGCAGCCAGCAGTGGGCACAAGGGACTGGCAGGGTATCTTTCAGAGATAGCTGTAACAAGCCATTTGTCATCGCTTACACTGGAAGAGAGTGAATCATCTAAAAGTTCTGCTTATCTTCAGGCGGATATGACTGTTAACAGTGTCTCCAAGGAAAATCTTACTGCCAATGAGGATCAGGCGTCACTCAAAGATACCTTGGCTGCTATCAGAAATGTAACTCAGGCAGCTGCGCGGATACAATCTGCTTTTCGCTCACATTCTTTTAGAAAACGGAGAGCAAGAGAAGCAACTGCTAGTACAGGTGGCATTGGTACCATTTCAGAGATTTCTGCTATGTCAAAACTTGCCTTTCGGAACTCACACGAATATAATTCAGCTGCTTTATCCATTCAGAAGAAATATCGAGGTTGGAAAGGTCGTAGAGATTTCTTAGCATTGCGCCAAAAAGTAGTGAAGATACAG GCTCATGTGAGGGGTTACCAGGTTAGGAAGCATTACAAGGTAATATGGGCAGTTGGAATCTTGGACAAGGTTGTCCTACGATGGAGGAGAAAAGGAGCTGGTTTACGAGGTTTCCGACAAGAGATGGACATCaatgaaaatgaagatgaagatattCTCAAGGTGTTCcgaaaacaaaaattagatgTAGAAATTGAAGAGGCTGTTTCAAGGGTGCTGTCCATGGTTGACTCACCGGATGCTCGTGAGCAATATCATCGCATGCTTGAGAAATATCGTCAAGCTAAG GCTGAACTTGCGGGTACGAGTGACGAAGCATCATTATCAACTTCTGTAGGAGATGACttatttatggatgatttttatCCATTTCCCTAA
- the LOC114421625 gene encoding calmodulin-binding transcription activator 4-like isoform X7, with translation MTPGYEYDINDLHQEAQARWLKPAEVMYILQNHEKFQFTQEVPQQPTSGSLFLFNKRILRYFRRDGHNWRKKSGGRTVGEAHERLKVLNVEALNCYYARGEQNPAFQRRSYWMLDPAYEHIVLVHYRNTSEGKLSSGAGAQLSPSSSVYTQSPSPYSTQNPGSTSILGDSYEPNQSFSSPGSTKVTSEIFVLNNKMGHMDWADTESGTSSELEVTQALRRLEVQLSLNEDNFEDIVSFGSKHETVHDSNPKHDQRVISNQEQSAAFSRPDDQGLFYDGCNGRQDHGYPDANEKALWTEQLESHKSSSAVKLPQKNVYMPAENQENSVSSARRVPVSNQENSHWLNFNSVFSQPQGVDEVKFPAYSSMLETQVINSDYYETLFDQSQIGAPPDANSSLTVAQKQKFTIKTISPEWGYATETTKVIVVGSFLCHPSDSAWACMFGDVEVPIEIIQDGVISCEAPSHLPGKVTLCITSGNWESCSEVREFEYHDKTNSCTRCTQSETEATRSPEELLLLVRLGQMLLSASTIKNDNIESGIPLIKPKADDDSWSHIIDALLVGSGTSSGTVDWLLEELLKDKFQQWLSFRSREKDEETGCSLSKKEQGIIHMVAGLGFEWALNPILTCGVNINFRDINGWTALHWAARFGREKMVASLIASGASAGAVTDPNAQDPTGKTAASIAASSGHKGLAGYLSEIAVTSHLSSLTLEESESSKSSAYLQADMTVNSVSKENLTANEDQASLKDTLAAIRNVTQAAARIQSAFRSHSFRKRRAREATASTGGIGTISEISAMSKLAFRNSHEYNSAALSIQKKYRGWKGRRDFLALRQKVVKIQAHVRGYQVRKHYKVIWAVGILDKVVLRWRRKGAGLRGFRQEMDINENEDEDILKVFRKQKLDVEIEEAVSRVLSMVDSPDAREQYHRMLEKYRQAKAELAGTSDEASLSTSVGDDLFMDDFYPFP, from the exons ATGACACCTG GTTACGAGTATGATATTAATGATCTGCATCAAGAGGCTCAAGCCAGATGGTTGAAGCCTGCAGAAGTGATGTACATTTTACAGAATCATGAAAAGTTCCAGTTCACCCAAGAGGTCCCACAACAGCCAACCA GTGGATCCCTGTTTCTGTTTAACAAAAGAATCCTGCGATACTTCCGTAGAGATGGTCATAACTGGCGTAAGAAAAGTGGTGGAAGAACTGTGGGAGAAGCACACGAAAGGCTGAAG GTTCTAAATGTTGAAGCCTTAAATTGTTACTATGCACGCGGAGAGCAGAACCCTGCTTTCCAGAGGCGGAGCTATTGGATGTTGGATCC GGCATATGAGCATATTGTTCTTGTGCATTATAGGAACACAAGTGAG GGAAAGCTAAGTTCTGGAGCTGGGGCACAATTGTCACCAAGTTCTTCTGTCTATACTCAGAGTCCTAGCCCATATTCTACTCAGAATCCAGGGTCAACATCCATACTTGGTGATTCATATGAACCTAATCAGAGTTTCTCCAGTCCTGGGTCTACAAAAGTTACATCTGAGATATTCGTTCTGAACAATAAAATGGGTCACATGGATTGGGCAGATACAGAATCAGGAACCTCATCTGAACTCGAGGTTACTCAAGCTTTGCGCCGATTGGAGGTACAgttaagtttgaatgaggacaACTTTGAAGATATTGTTTCCTTCGGCAGTAAGCATGAAACTGTTCATGATTCAAATCCCAAGCACGATCAAAGGGTGATCAGCAATCAAGAGCAATCTGCAGCTTTCTCTAGACCCGATGATCAAGGGCTATTTTATGATGGATGTAATGGAAGGCAAG ATCATGGTTACCCTGATGCAAATGAAAAGGCTTTATGGACAGAGCAGCTGGAATCACATAAGTCCTCATCTGCAGTCAAGTTACCTCAGAAAAATGTATACATGCCAGCTGAAAAT CAGGAAAATTCAGTATCTTCTGCAAGAAGGGTACCAGTTTCCAACCAGGAAAACAGTCACTGGCTCAACTTCAACT CTGTTTTCTCACAACCTCAAGGTGTTGATGAAGTCAAATTTCCTGCCTATTCTTCTATGTTGGAAACACAAGTAATTAATTCTGACTACTATGAAACATTGTTTGACCAAAGCCAAATTGGAGCACCACCAGATGCAAATTCAAGCTTGACTGTTGCACAAAAACAGAAATTTACTATTAAGACTATCTCCCCAGAATGGGGTTATGCCACCGAGACTACCAAG GTCATTGTTGTTGGGTCTTTTCTCTGTCATCCCTCGGATTCTGCATGGGCTTGTATGTTTGGTGATGTTGAAGTTCCTATTGAGATAATTCAGGATGGTGTAATCTCTTGTGAAGCTCCATCTCACCTTCCTGGAAAGGTTACTCTGTGCATTACTTCTGGAAACTGGGAGTCCTGCAGTGAAGTCAGAGAGTTTGAATATCATGATAAGACCAATAGTTGCACTCGATGTACTCAATCCGAAACAGAAGCCACTAGAAGTCCAGAAGAGCTGTTATTACTTGTTAGATTAGGGCAGATGCTTCTTTCTGCATCAACAATAAAGAATGACAACATAGAATCTGGAATTCCTCTAATAAAACCGAAAGCTGATGATGATTCATGGAGCCATATTATAGATGCTCTTCTAGTTGGCAGTGGAACGTCGAGTGGTACTGTTGATTGGCTTCTTGAAGAGCTTCTAAAGGATAAGTTTCAACAGTGGCTTTCTTTCAGATCACGGGAAAAAGATGAAGAGACAGGCTGCTCTTTGTCCAAGAAAGAGCAAGGGATTATTCACATGGTTGCTGGGTTAGGTTTTGAGTGGGCCTTGAACCCTATTCTCACGTGTGGAGTTAATATAAATTTCCGTGACATCAATGGATGGACTGCCCTTCATTGGGCTGCACGTTTTGGAAG GGAAAAAATGGTTGCTTCACTTATAGCTTCTGGAGCATCTGCTGGAGCTGTGACAGATCCAAATGCACAAGATCCAACTGGTAAAACTGCTGCATCTATTGCAGCCAGCAGTGGGCACAAGGGACTGGCAGGGTATCTTTCAGAGATAGCTGTAACAAGCCATTTGTCATCGCTTACACTGGAAGAGAGTGAATCATCTAAAAGTTCTGCTTATCTTCAGGCGGATATGACTGTTAACAGTGTCTCCAAGGAAAATCTTACTGCCAATGAGGATCAGGCGTCACTCAAAGATACCTTGGCTGCTATCAGAAATGTAACTCAGGCAGCTGCGCGGATACAATCTGCTTTTCGCTCACATTCTTTTAGAAAACGGAGAGCAAGAGAAGCAACTGCTAGTACAGGTGGCATTGGTACCATTTCAGAGATTTCTGCTATGTCAAAACTTGCCTTTCGGAACTCACACGAATATAATTCAGCTGCTTTATCCATTCAGAAGAAATATCGAGGTTGGAAAGGTCGTAGAGATTTCTTAGCATTGCGCCAAAAAGTAGTGAAGATACAG GCTCATGTGAGGGGTTACCAGGTTAGGAAGCATTACAAGGTAATATGGGCAGTTGGAATCTTGGACAAGGTTGTCCTACGATGGAGGAGAAAAGGAGCTGGTTTACGAGGTTTCCGACAAGAGATGGACATCaatgaaaatgaagatgaagatattCTCAAGGTGTTCcgaaaacaaaaattagatgTAGAAATTGAAGAGGCTGTTTCAAGGGTGCTGTCCATGGTTGACTCACCGGATGCTCGTGAGCAATATCATCGCATGCTTGAGAAATATCGTCAAGCTAAG GCTGAACTTGCGGGTACGAGTGACGAAGCATCATTATCAACTTCTGTAGGAGATGACttatttatggatgatttttatCCATTTCCCTAA
- the LOC114421625 gene encoding calmodulin-binding transcription activator 4-like isoform X10: MTPGYEYDINDLHQEAQARWLKPAEVMYILQNHEKFQFTQEVPQQPTSGSLFLFNKRILRYFRRDGHNWRKKSGGRTVGEAHERLKVLNVEALNCYYARGEQNPAFQRRSYWMLDPAYEHIVLVHYRNTSEGKLSSGAGAQLSPSSSVYTQSPSPYSTQNPGSTSILGDSYEPNQSFSSPGSTKVTSEIFVLNNKMGHMDWADTESGTSSELEVTQALRRLEVQLSLNEDNFEDIVSFGSKHETVHDSNPKHDQRVISNQEQSAAFSRPDDQGLFYDGCNGRQEQLESHKSSSAVKLPQKNVYMPAENENSVSSARRVPVSNQENSHWLNFNCNNSENSAVFSQPQGVDEVKFPAYSSMLETQVINSDYYETLFDQSQIGAPPDANSSLTVAQKQKFTIKTISPEWGYATETTKVIVVGSFLCHPSDSAWACMFGDVEVPIEIIQDGVISCEAPSHLPGKVTLCITSGNWESCSEVREFEYHDKTNSCTRCTQSETEATRSPEELLLLVRLGQMLLSASTIKNDNIESGIPLIKPKADDDSWSHIIDALLVGSGTSSGTVDWLLEELLKDKFQQWLSFRSREKDEETGCSLSKKEQGIIHMVAGLGFEWALNPILTCGVNINFRDINGWTALHWAARFGREKMVASLIASGASAGAVTDPNAQDPTGKTAASIAASSGHKGLAGYLSEIAVTSHLSSLTLEESESSKSSAYLQADMTVNSVSKENLTANEDQASLKDTLAAIRNVTQAAARIQSAFRSHSFRKRRAREATASTGGIGTISEISAMSKLAFRNSHEYNSAALSIQKKYRGWKGRRDFLALRQKVVKIQAHVRGYQVRKHYKVIWAVGILDKVVLRWRRKGAGLRGFRQEMDINENEDEDILKVFRKQKLDVEIEEAVSRVLSMVDSPDAREQYHRMLEKYRQAKAELAGTSDEASLSTSVGDDLFMDDFYPFP; this comes from the exons ATGACACCTG GTTACGAGTATGATATTAATGATCTGCATCAAGAGGCTCAAGCCAGATGGTTGAAGCCTGCAGAAGTGATGTACATTTTACAGAATCATGAAAAGTTCCAGTTCACCCAAGAGGTCCCACAACAGCCAACCA GTGGATCCCTGTTTCTGTTTAACAAAAGAATCCTGCGATACTTCCGTAGAGATGGTCATAACTGGCGTAAGAAAAGTGGTGGAAGAACTGTGGGAGAAGCACACGAAAGGCTGAAG GTTCTAAATGTTGAAGCCTTAAATTGTTACTATGCACGCGGAGAGCAGAACCCTGCTTTCCAGAGGCGGAGCTATTGGATGTTGGATCC GGCATATGAGCATATTGTTCTTGTGCATTATAGGAACACAAGTGAG GGAAAGCTAAGTTCTGGAGCTGGGGCACAATTGTCACCAAGTTCTTCTGTCTATACTCAGAGTCCTAGCCCATATTCTACTCAGAATCCAGGGTCAACATCCATACTTGGTGATTCATATGAACCTAATCAGAGTTTCTCCAGTCCTGGGTCTACAAAAGTTACATCTGAGATATTCGTTCTGAACAATAAAATGGGTCACATGGATTGGGCAGATACAGAATCAGGAACCTCATCTGAACTCGAGGTTACTCAAGCTTTGCGCCGATTGGAGGTACAgttaagtttgaatgaggacaACTTTGAAGATATTGTTTCCTTCGGCAGTAAGCATGAAACTGTTCATGATTCAAATCCCAAGCACGATCAAAGGGTGATCAGCAATCAAGAGCAATCTGCAGCTTTCTCTAGACCCGATGATCAAGGGCTATTTTATGATGGATGTAATGGAAGGCAAG AGCAGCTGGAATCACATAAGTCCTCATCTGCAGTCAAGTTACCTCAGAAAAATGTATACATGCCAGCTGAAAAT GAAAATTCAGTATCTTCTGCAAGAAGGGTACCAGTTTCCAACCAGGAAAACAGTCACTGGCTCAACTTCAACTGTAATAATTCTGAAAACT CAGCTGTTTTCTCACAACCTCAAGGTGTTGATGAAGTCAAATTTCCTGCCTATTCTTCTATGTTGGAAACACAAGTAATTAATTCTGACTACTATGAAACATTGTTTGACCAAAGCCAAATTGGAGCACCACCAGATGCAAATTCAAGCTTGACTGTTGCACAAAAACAGAAATTTACTATTAAGACTATCTCCCCAGAATGGGGTTATGCCACCGAGACTACCAAG GTCATTGTTGTTGGGTCTTTTCTCTGTCATCCCTCGGATTCTGCATGGGCTTGTATGTTTGGTGATGTTGAAGTTCCTATTGAGATAATTCAGGATGGTGTAATCTCTTGTGAAGCTCCATCTCACCTTCCTGGAAAGGTTACTCTGTGCATTACTTCTGGAAACTGGGAGTCCTGCAGTGAAGTCAGAGAGTTTGAATATCATGATAAGACCAATAGTTGCACTCGATGTACTCAATCCGAAACAGAAGCCACTAGAAGTCCAGAAGAGCTGTTATTACTTGTTAGATTAGGGCAGATGCTTCTTTCTGCATCAACAATAAAGAATGACAACATAGAATCTGGAATTCCTCTAATAAAACCGAAAGCTGATGATGATTCATGGAGCCATATTATAGATGCTCTTCTAGTTGGCAGTGGAACGTCGAGTGGTACTGTTGATTGGCTTCTTGAAGAGCTTCTAAAGGATAAGTTTCAACAGTGGCTTTCTTTCAGATCACGGGAAAAAGATGAAGAGACAGGCTGCTCTTTGTCCAAGAAAGAGCAAGGGATTATTCACATGGTTGCTGGGTTAGGTTTTGAGTGGGCCTTGAACCCTATTCTCACGTGTGGAGTTAATATAAATTTCCGTGACATCAATGGATGGACTGCCCTTCATTGGGCTGCACGTTTTGGAAG GGAAAAAATGGTTGCTTCACTTATAGCTTCTGGAGCATCTGCTGGAGCTGTGACAGATCCAAATGCACAAGATCCAACTGGTAAAACTGCTGCATCTATTGCAGCCAGCAGTGGGCACAAGGGACTGGCAGGGTATCTTTCAGAGATAGCTGTAACAAGCCATTTGTCATCGCTTACACTGGAAGAGAGTGAATCATCTAAAAGTTCTGCTTATCTTCAGGCGGATATGACTGTTAACAGTGTCTCCAAGGAAAATCTTACTGCCAATGAGGATCAGGCGTCACTCAAAGATACCTTGGCTGCTATCAGAAATGTAACTCAGGCAGCTGCGCGGATACAATCTGCTTTTCGCTCACATTCTTTTAGAAAACGGAGAGCAAGAGAAGCAACTGCTAGTACAGGTGGCATTGGTACCATTTCAGAGATTTCTGCTATGTCAAAACTTGCCTTTCGGAACTCACACGAATATAATTCAGCTGCTTTATCCATTCAGAAGAAATATCGAGGTTGGAAAGGTCGTAGAGATTTCTTAGCATTGCGCCAAAAAGTAGTGAAGATACAG GCTCATGTGAGGGGTTACCAGGTTAGGAAGCATTACAAGGTAATATGGGCAGTTGGAATCTTGGACAAGGTTGTCCTACGATGGAGGAGAAAAGGAGCTGGTTTACGAGGTTTCCGACAAGAGATGGACATCaatgaaaatgaagatgaagatattCTCAAGGTGTTCcgaaaacaaaaattagatgTAGAAATTGAAGAGGCTGTTTCAAGGGTGCTGTCCATGGTTGACTCACCGGATGCTCGTGAGCAATATCATCGCATGCTTGAGAAATATCGTCAAGCTAAG GCTGAACTTGCGGGTACGAGTGACGAAGCATCATTATCAACTTCTGTAGGAGATGACttatttatggatgatttttatCCATTTCCCTAA